The following coding sequences lie in one Streptomyces xiamenensis genomic window:
- the serC gene encoding phosphoserine transaminase, giving the protein MADIEIPADIKPADGRFGAGPSKVRTEALNALAATGSSLMGTSHRQAPVKRLVGRVREGVRELFSLPEGYEVVLGNGGSTAFWDIATHGLIEAKSQHLTFGEFSSKFAKAARLAPWLDEPTVISSQPGTHPLPRAERGADAYALTHNETSTGVAAPIERVAGADEGSLVLVDATSGAGGLPVDITETDVYYFAPQKSFASDGGLWIAVFSPAALARAERIAASGRHIPEFFSLPTAIDNSRKDQTYNTPALATLFLLAEQLEWINGQGGLEWSTARTADSAARLYGWADKSERATPFVTDPAQRSQVIGTIDFADDVDAAAIAKALRANGIVDTEPYRKLGRNQLRIAMFPAIDPADVEALTACVDYVIERL; this is encoded by the coding sequence GTGGCCGACATCGAGATTCCCGCTGACATCAAGCCCGCCGACGGCCGGTTCGGCGCTGGCCCCTCCAAGGTCCGCACCGAGGCGCTGAACGCCCTCGCGGCGACCGGCAGTTCCCTCATGGGCACCTCACACCGGCAGGCTCCGGTGAAGCGCCTGGTGGGGCGGGTGCGCGAGGGTGTGCGCGAGCTGTTCTCGCTCCCCGAGGGGTACGAGGTGGTGCTCGGCAACGGTGGCTCCACCGCCTTCTGGGACATCGCGACGCACGGCCTGATCGAGGCGAAGTCGCAGCACCTGACGTTCGGCGAGTTCTCGTCGAAGTTCGCCAAGGCGGCGCGCCTGGCGCCGTGGCTGGACGAGCCGACGGTGATCAGCTCCCAGCCCGGCACCCACCCGCTGCCGCGCGCCGAGCGGGGCGCGGACGCGTACGCCCTGACCCACAACGAGACCTCGACGGGTGTCGCGGCACCGATCGAGCGGGTGGCGGGCGCCGACGAGGGCTCGCTGGTGCTGGTCGACGCCACCTCGGGCGCGGGCGGGCTGCCCGTCGACATCACCGAGACGGACGTGTACTACTTCGCGCCGCAGAAGTCGTTCGCGTCGGACGGCGGACTGTGGATCGCGGTGTTCTCCCCGGCCGCCCTGGCGCGGGCCGAGCGGATCGCCGCCTCCGGCCGGCACATCCCCGAGTTCTTCTCGCTGCCGACCGCCATCGACAACTCCCGCAAGGACCAGACGTACAACACCCCGGCGCTGGCCACGCTGTTCCTGCTGGCGGAGCAGCTGGAGTGGATCAACGGCCAGGGCGGCCTGGAGTGGTCCACCGCCCGCACCGCCGACTCGGCGGCGCGGCTGTACGGCTGGGCGGACAAGTCGGAGCGGGCCACCCCGTTCGTGACCGACCCGGCGCAGCGCTCGCAGGTGATCGGCACCATCGACTTCGCCGACGACGTGGACGCGGCGGCGATCGCCAAGGCGCTGCGCGCCAACGGCATCGTGGACACCGAGCCCTACCGCAAGCTGGGCCGCAACCAGCTGCGGATCGCGATGTTCCCGGCGATCGACCCGGCGGACGTCGAGGC
- a CDS encoding cytochrome P450 family protein codes for MTCPVQHNGSAPFVLDPYVKDLLGEGERLRAAGPLVRVELPGGVTALAVTHLAEARKLLTDPRLVKDVNQWGPWQRGEIGANWPLRALVDPGPSMLVVDGEEHRRLRTPVSQAFTPRRVEAMRPRVARITEELIEELAARDNGEPVDLKPAFAYELPMRVISDLMGLEAAGDNRLRELFDSLFSSFTPPEGLPAVLEELSTRFTAMVAEKKRNPGDDLSSALLNAAEEGLAPLADEEVVATIQVIIAAGHETTISLLLQAVRGLLSHPEQLALATSGKVGWDAVVEEALRWSPPITHVLMRFASEDVEIGDTVIAKGEGLVLSLGPMGMDEAQFGPTAREFDITREQPIRHLSFGHGTHVCPGAPLSRLEAELALPALFERFPDMRLAVPAEELHNNPSVTQNDLASLPVLLSGRN; via the coding sequence ATGACCTGCCCCGTGCAGCACAACGGCTCCGCCCCCTTCGTACTCGACCCCTACGTCAAGGACCTGCTCGGGGAGGGCGAGCGGCTGCGCGCCGCGGGGCCGCTCGTCCGGGTGGAACTGCCCGGGGGCGTCACCGCCTTGGCGGTCACGCACCTCGCCGAGGCCCGCAAGCTGCTGACCGACCCGCGGCTGGTGAAGGACGTGAACCAGTGGGGTCCGTGGCAGCGGGGCGAGATCGGGGCCAACTGGCCGCTGCGCGCGCTGGTCGACCCGGGGCCGAGCATGCTGGTGGTCGACGGTGAGGAGCACCGGCGGCTGCGTACCCCGGTCTCCCAGGCGTTCACCCCGCGCCGGGTGGAGGCCATGCGGCCGCGGGTGGCCCGGATCACCGAGGAGCTGATCGAGGAGCTGGCGGCCCGGGACAACGGGGAGCCGGTCGATCTGAAGCCGGCGTTCGCGTACGAGCTGCCGATGCGGGTCATCAGCGACCTGATGGGCCTGGAGGCGGCGGGCGACAACCGGCTGCGCGAGCTGTTCGACTCGCTGTTCTCCAGCTTCACGCCGCCCGAGGGGCTGCCGGCGGTGCTGGAGGAGCTGTCCACCCGCTTCACGGCGATGGTGGCGGAGAAGAAGCGCAACCCGGGCGATGACCTGTCCAGCGCGCTGCTGAACGCCGCCGAGGAGGGACTGGCGCCGCTGGCCGACGAGGAGGTGGTCGCCACCATCCAGGTGATCATCGCCGCCGGTCACGAGACGACCATCTCGCTGCTGCTCCAGGCCGTGCGCGGGCTGCTCAGCCACCCCGAGCAGCTGGCGCTGGCGACCTCGGGGAAGGTCGGCTGGGACGCGGTGGTGGAGGAGGCGCTGCGCTGGTCGCCGCCGATCACCCATGTGCTGATGCGGTTCGCGTCCGAGGATGTCGAGATCGGCGACACGGTGATCGCGAAGGGCGAGGGCCTGGTGCTCTCACTCGGGCCGATGGGCATGGACGAGGCCCAGTTCGGTCCCACGGCGCGCGAGTTCGACATCACGCGGGAGCAGCCGATCCGGCATCTGTCGTTCGGGCACGGCACGCATGTGTGCCCGGGGGCGCCGCTGTCGCGCCTGGAGGCCGAGCTGGCGCTGCCCGCGCTCTTCGAGCGGTTCCCGGACATGCGGCTGGCGGTGCCGGCCGAGGAGCTGCACAACAATCCGTCGGTCACGCAGAACGACCTGGCGTCGCTGCCCGTGCTGCTGTCCGGCCGGAACTGA
- a CDS encoding cytochrome P450, with product MTSPQHPPTAGGTTPPPGCPAHAGAVPLSGPRFQTEPAELYREMRRDHGALAPVTLAGDVPAWLALGYRELHQIYSDPVLFSRDSRHWRLWDTIPADWPLRPMVDHSFDSVLWTTGERHSQRIAMTENALEGVDGFELRRTAEEIADRLIDAFCGQGEAELISQYATLLPALTLVRACGYQDDEGPGLAHSINEFLNGTEESLKAFRHFHAATYALVDARQQAASADIASRMLAHGGYGREEIVQDLAVIIVSGQQPTADWIGNSLRLMLTDDRFAASLTGGRHSVNEAMNEVLWEDAPLQNSVARFATRDVQLGGQHIRAGDMVIMGIASAHHDPQIRTGGTSFTGGNNANFAFGHGDHRCPYPAQEIGETIARTGIEVLLDRLPDVELSIPEAALVWRPSVWMRGLTALPVRFTPAPAARSIR from the coding sequence GTGACCTCACCCCAGCACCCGCCCACCGCCGGCGGGACCACCCCGCCCCCCGGCTGCCCCGCGCACGCCGGAGCCGTACCGCTGTCCGGGCCCCGGTTCCAGACCGAACCGGCCGAGCTGTACCGGGAGATGCGGCGCGACCACGGCGCGCTGGCCCCGGTGACGCTGGCCGGTGACGTCCCCGCCTGGCTGGCGCTGGGCTACCGCGAACTGCACCAGATCTACAGCGATCCGGTGCTCTTCAGCCGCGACTCGCGGCACTGGCGGCTGTGGGACACCATCCCGGCCGACTGGCCGCTGCGCCCGATGGTGGACCACTCCTTCGATTCGGTGCTGTGGACGACCGGCGAGCGGCACTCCCAGCGGATCGCCATGACCGAGAACGCGCTGGAGGGTGTCGACGGCTTCGAACTGCGCCGCACCGCCGAGGAGATCGCCGACCGGCTGATCGACGCGTTCTGCGGGCAGGGCGAGGCCGAGCTGATCTCGCAGTACGCCACGCTGCTGCCCGCGCTGACGCTGGTGCGGGCGTGCGGCTACCAGGACGACGAGGGCCCGGGACTGGCGCACTCCATCAACGAGTTCCTCAACGGGACCGAGGAGTCGCTGAAGGCGTTCCGCCACTTCCACGCCGCCACGTACGCGCTGGTGGACGCGCGCCAGCAGGCCGCCTCCGCCGACATCGCCTCCCGGATGCTGGCCCACGGCGGGTACGGGCGCGAGGAGATCGTGCAGGACCTGGCGGTCATCATCGTCTCGGGCCAGCAGCCCACCGCCGACTGGATCGGCAACTCGCTGCGGCTGATGCTCACCGACGACCGCTTCGCCGCCTCCCTCACCGGCGGCCGGCACTCGGTCAACGAGGCCATGAACGAGGTGCTGTGGGAGGACGCCCCACTGCAGAACTCGGTGGCCCGCTTCGCCACCCGCGACGTGCAGCTGGGCGGGCAGCACATCCGGGCCGGCGACATGGTGATCATGGGCATCGCCTCCGCCCACCACGACCCGCAGATCCGCACCGGCGGCACGTCGTTCACCGGCGGCAACAACGCCAACTTCGCCTTCGGGCACGGCGACCACCGCTGCCCCTACCCCGCGCAGGAAATCGGCGAGACCATCGCCAGAACCGGCATCGAGGTGCTCCTGGACCGCCTGCCGGACGTCGAACTGTCCATCCCCGAGGCCGCCCTGGTGTGGCGCCCCTCGGTGTGGATGCGTGGCCTGACCGCGCTGCCGGTGCGCTTCACCCCGGCACCGGCGGCACGGTCAATCAGATGA
- a CDS encoding GTP-binding protein translates to MDSATSDHPPLPERRERRIPLGGSADNGLKIVVVGGFGVGKTTMVRSVSDIRPLNTEEVMTQAGADVDDLSAVRGKTSTTVAFDFGRISLNEQTVLYLFGAPGQERFWFLWDRLFAGTLGAVVLVDTRRLADSWYAIDRLEQHGTPFIVARNDFGGPPHTQQQIRDALDLPEHIPLLDCDARSRQSSKQVLITLVEHLHALSTSTAGRPVQETTTP, encoded by the coding sequence TTGGACTCCGCAACCTCTGACCATCCGCCGCTGCCCGAGCGGCGAGAGCGGCGCATCCCGCTGGGCGGCAGCGCCGACAACGGGCTGAAGATCGTTGTCGTCGGCGGCTTCGGGGTCGGCAAGACCACCATGGTCCGCTCGGTCAGCGACATCCGGCCGCTGAACACCGAGGAGGTCATGACCCAGGCGGGCGCGGACGTGGACGACCTGTCCGCCGTGCGCGGCAAGACCTCCACCACCGTGGCCTTCGACTTCGGCCGGATCTCCCTCAACGAACAGACCGTGCTGTACCTGTTCGGGGCACCCGGGCAGGAACGGTTCTGGTTCCTGTGGGACCGGCTGTTCGCCGGCACGCTCGGCGCCGTCGTCCTGGTGGACACCCGCCGGCTCGCCGACTCCTGGTACGCGATCGACCGCCTGGAGCAGCACGGCACGCCGTTCATCGTGGCCCGCAACGACTTCGGCGGACCGCCGCACACCCAGCAGCAGATCAGGGACGCCCTGGACCTGCCCGAGCACATCCCGCTGCTCGACTGCGACGCCCGCTCCCGGCAATCCAGCAAGCAGGTCCTGATCACCCTCGTCGAGCATCTGCACGCTCTGTCCACGTCCACCGCCGGCCGGCCGGTTCAGGAGACGACCACACCGTGA
- a CDS encoding DUF742 domain-containing protein has translation MSRPGRDEDPDRLYTLTGGRSRAGSAAAFDLVTLVVSEGEPTAGMQSEHATILRLCQFPTAVVEIAAELKLPISIVKILLCDLLDEGRITARHPRTAAVPPPRSGPGRTAMAATGTGGPAAAHAAAPLPDPHLLEQVLVGLRNL, from the coding sequence ATGAGCCGCCCGGGCCGGGACGAGGACCCCGACCGGCTCTACACCCTCACCGGAGGGCGCAGCCGGGCGGGCTCCGCCGCCGCGTTCGACCTGGTCACGCTGGTGGTGAGCGAGGGGGAGCCGACCGCGGGCATGCAGTCGGAGCACGCCACCATCCTGCGGCTGTGCCAGTTCCCCACGGCCGTGGTCGAGATCGCGGCCGAACTGAAGCTGCCCATCAGCATCGTGAAGATCCTGCTGTGCGATCTCCTCGACGAGGGCCGCATCACCGCCCGCCATCCGCGTACCGCCGCGGTCCCGCCCCCGAGGTCGGGACCTGGCCGCACCGCGATGGCGGCCACCGGCACCGGCGGCCCGGCCGCCGCGCACGCCGCCGCCCCCCTACCCGATCCACATCTCCTTGAGCAGGTGCTCGTTGGACTCCGCAACCTCTGA
- a CDS encoding roadblock/LC7 domain-containing protein yields the protein MPGSSTAATSATGDDELNWLLESLQQRTPGTRHALVLSRDGLKLFHTPELSEDQADQLSAIASGVQSLSYAASIEFGDGTGGVRQSMTEFHGGLLFIVEAGDGAHLAVVATENADVGLVGHNMNELVEQLGDHLSSPPREQPDGGGRP from the coding sequence ATGCCCGGCAGTAGTACCGCAGCCACCTCAGCCACCGGGGACGACGAGCTGAACTGGCTGCTGGAGAGCCTCCAGCAGCGCACGCCGGGCACCCGGCACGCCCTGGTGCTCTCCCGCGACGGCCTCAAGCTGTTCCACACCCCCGAACTCTCCGAGGACCAGGCCGACCAGCTCTCCGCCATCGCCTCCGGCGTGCAGAGCCTGTCGTACGCCGCCTCCATCGAGTTCGGCGACGGGACGGGCGGCGTACGGCAGTCGATGACGGAGTTCCACGGCGGGCTGCTGTTCATCGTCGAGGCCGGGGACGGCGCCCATCTGGCCGTCGTCGCCACCGAGAACGCCGATGTCGGCCTGGTGGGGCACAACATGAACGAACTGGTCGAGCAACTGGGCGACCACCTCAGCTCGCCACCGCGCGAGCAGCCCGACGGCGGCGGGCGGCCATGA